GTCGTGTTCATTTCTTGTTTTCCAATCCCTTTTTTGTGGAGGTTTGTTTCTCCTGCTTCGGCGTCGAGAAAATGAACGTGGTGTTCACggacaacgaaaatgagcCAATCAACAAATGCCCTATTTCTTTCGCGCCCGGTGTTTCACTTACAGTTTCAAATCCATTTTCCAGTCACTTGTCACGGCGTTTCATTTTGCTTCACAGCCAGTCAGATCTTCCCTTCCTTGAAATTCAGTCACGATACTACTAGCTAGATAGCGACCAAGAGAGTAGAAGCTTATATGGAATGAGGCAGTCACAAATAAATCAAATTTACGATCACTCTAGAGAGAGCAGTTGCCTAACTCATGTGAAAGACCGCACAGCTCCTTTCAGAATCTTATGCATCggcgctcactgtcaggttCCAATATGCATTGAAAGCAAACTCGGAGATTTACATCGTAGCAAGTCTCGGGATGAACAGTTCCGTCAGGAGGTAGAGCTAATAGGCCAACGAGGTGTGAGAACGATAGGAAAAGCGATGGATTTCTTCTAGGAAACATCAAGGCCAGTCTCGGAGGAGGCCGCTGCTGCGGGAAGCATACCGCACGGGCGTACACGAAACAAAGGTAGACTGTACTCAAATTGCAGCTGGAGAAGTATGCCATTTTCAATAGGTCGGCGATGGAACAAAAAAAATTTCTGCGACAAAAGGAAACATCCGATGGCGCTTTGGCTGCAATCAATGCCTGGATAGCAAAGATCCGCCTTAGAGCAGATGGAAATGTGCAATGGAAGACTACCGCGATTGTCCCGGGTCAACTCTGCCTCTGCAAAGGTATTTGAGAGGCGATTCAAAATCAAGTCTACCACATCATCATCACTGTGCAGCCCAGTGAAGCATAGCTTGTCGTAGTCACAGATGGTACGGGTATTGCCAGATATTTGTCCAGAACGTGCGAGAGTACTTGTAAGGACGCACCGAACTAATGTGCCGCGTGGAGCGGAATGAAATGAAATGCAATGTACTTCCCACGTGCACAAGTGATGGAGTacgcaaagaagaaaacaattCGTGGTTCGCCCCGCAGTGTACCAGGTTTGCTCTCCGTCTAGAAGCGCTTCAAGGACAGCACATTTCGGCACATCCAGCTGTGGCGGGGCTGTTTCTGTAAGGGTCCCAAGGATAGCGAGCTCAATCGAGCAAAAGCTGTAGATACAGGAGCGGCCACTGGTGTCATCAAGAGAGACGGTGCCGGCTCATGTCGACCTGCCCACCTTGTATCGCGTTGCACAAAGGTATTTTCCTACTCGGCTGTCCGTATGGTATTGGGGTATACCTCCAGGAGGTCGGATGCAATCGTCATGTACCCCCAACTTGCGGCAAAGTATAAAGGCAACTTTCTCTTGGCCTACTGAAGAGAAAGTCCTTGCGCGTGGATCACCAGTATCGCTTTGACGACATGAGTGTGAACGTCGCCGGTATCAAATTATAGCGCCAGCTTGCTCATGCTGGACACCAGACTTGTCGTTTGCGGGGTGACGAATATTAAAAAACCGACGAGCTCCTTGCGATCTTCGCGGGCGGCAAAGTGCAACATGATGCTGCCCTTTTTTGCTCAGTCGATGCTGCATGGGAAATCGTAATTTTGGTCAGGATGGCGAGTGTATATGTCGAGTAATTGATCGGGAATACACGGATATAGGGACAAAACTTACATTGCGGGGAACGCCACCCCTGAGAGCTCACAAAGCGAAGACGAAAGATAATGGTTGTGGTCAATACAAACTGCCGCTAAAAGGGGGTAAACCGTCACGAGAGCTCGCAGCATGGCCAATAGCTTCGGCATGGACCGCAGAAAATTTCTTCGAGCGTCGACAGTCGGAAGTTCGAGATATAGATGAGCTCAGAACAGCATCTCTCTAGCTTCGTGGGTCTTTTCCATGACAGCTGCTTTACCCTGCAAAATGATCGTGTCTAAAATACGCCAAACGATGCTATCGGGACCGGCAATCGTGCGACGACCGGCTGAAAATAATGTCATTGTAGCGCGTGTTGCCATCCGGCAAAACTGTGATTTTCTTGTCTGGCTCGGTTTCTTCTCCGGTTTtcaactcactgtcaaactAGTTTTTACGGTCTTTTTTACAATCATCAACAACCAGAGGTTAGGAACCACACATGCAATACGGAAGCACCCTTATAGACCCTTACTTGAAAGCGAATACGATTCTGTATCGCCGAAAggaaatttacagttacagctAGTTCGATGGATTTTCCAGCCTCAAATATATTGGATTATTGTGACATAATCTGATTTGATATCCACGTGTAGGTACATTTCTGGTCAACACGATATCCGGACTATATTGAATTAGTTCGTTGACCATTGTCCCGCATCCACGgagacaatcaatttgcatGTTGGTCAACCAAGCACACAAGGGGACTAGaagtacagcttgcaaagtgctttataATAAAataagtgagcacatcatccgatgtgccCAAGGTTTAGACTAGTTTCATGACCGAAGGATAACCCCAATGACTACGTCACAGGTCATCCTCGTACACCCAAATCCGGGTCTGTATGGCCATACTGAATCAAATCCAAGTCATAATTCTTTTTTACGATTGGCATTTACTAACAGCAACTCATAAATTTGCGCGCTCCACTGTACCGTTTGGTTCCAAAGTACTGGCGATTTCAAAGATCTTTCGAAGTCAATCAGCTGACAGCGGTTCCTCGGAACGATTTTCAGCTCAAGTCCCAAAATGACCTCGAGCAGGACCATGAGCCAACTTTCGACAGAAGACGTCAACGAAGAAACTGTGAGTAAAATATTGGCATCCCTTTGCGGCTCCGTCACGACATGACGCCTTATTGTCCAGCAAAAACGTTCTGAAGAAGACATTTGCAATATTTACCCAGTGATTGTATTACCCCGGATACGCAGCGGACGGGTTACCTGGTTTGCTGCATATCAGCTTCGCATGGTGGCAATACTACAGAAACATTCGAGAAATAGCACGCCGAGCTCAAGGTTTCCTCGCGCGGTTTGGCCATTCTTGTTTTGCGTGGTTATAGGTCTAATGCTTTTGACAACGCAATGGTGGCTATTACTCTCGCCCGTTGATAGCAGTCTGTCGGAGTATAGGGCTTACCTATCTACAAAGGAATATCTTCGACCCACAAGCGCTTACTTGTCAGCCGTCCGTGAAAGCCCCGATATCCTGTATTTTACAAGTCGCCCTCCTGATCCTATACCCTTGTTTTCGGTCGAATCGATTCCCATCCTGCAACGTCATGCCTGTATTGCCAAAATACGTGAACAGCATGATAAGGTATATGCCTCGTTCGAACGGATAGGAATGAGTGATCGAGCATTGTTGGTAGATCCTGCCTATCACAGCAATGTGGGAGATCATATGATCACGCTGGGGGAACTGGAAATGCTGAGGAAATTAGGATACGGTACGCTTGATGAACCTAGCGCAAAGGTGGCGCAATGCAGCTTCTTACAGGCTGGGAACTACGCGCCTCCCTGCCATCATTTCAGCACTGGAGGGGCGCTTTCCAACATCATATCCATATCAAACCCACCGCTGGCTTTTTGGCATGGAGGAGGTAACTGGGGAGATATGTGGCCCGATATACAAATTGCCAGGATGAAATCCATGGAACCATTGCTTAGGAGCAATTACACGATCATTTCCATGCCACAAAGTTTGTACTTCCAAAAGTCGAGCAGAGAGCAAGAATTCACCTCTATACTGAAGAAGCACATTGAGCTTGGTTTGGGAGCTAGTTCTACGTTGGTGGACCCGCGCGAGGGTCGTAGGCAGACCGCTTCGCGGGTTGTGCTTTCGTGGCGTGAGCACGAAAGCTACGACATAGCCCAACGGCTGTACCCCTTCGCCACCCACATTCTAGTGCCTGATATTGCGTTCCAGCTCGGACCGTACTCGCCGGTAGCATCGCAAGAAGACTTTTTAAAGGTTGATTTGGTCTTGCTCCTTCGAGATGATCGCGAGTCCATGTACGCCACTCAACGCAATCGGCGAGCCGTTCGTGATATTCTGTCTGACCTACCGAACGGTCAGAGGCTATCGTTTTCTATTGTGGACTGGACAGACCGCTCGGACCGATTTGCCTCTAAAGACATCCTTTTCACGAGTTCCGCCATTCAACTTTTGAGTATGGGGAAAGTGGTCGTGTGCGACCGACTTCACGCGGCGATTCTATCATACTTGTCCGGAATTCCGTTCGTCTACCTTGAACAGCGGACGGGGAAAATTACGAAAACTCTTCAGGTTGCGTTTGAGCTGAACGAGACTTGCTTGGATGGATCGAAAGCCATGTGGTCTCAAGCGTACAATCTGAGTGATGCCGTTCGCCAAGGTGTAGAGTTCCTTGATCGCTATAGGCTTTAATCCCTTGCTTTTCCTGGATCACAAACTGCGTTCTCAATCTTTGCGCAAAGA
This portion of the Phaeodactylum tricornutum CCAP 1055/1 chromosome 19, whole genome shotgun sequence genome encodes:
- a CDS encoding predicted protein, translating into MTSSRTMSQLSTEDVNEETQKRSEEDICNIYPVIVLPRIRSGRVTWFAAYQLRMVAILQKHSRNSTPSSRFPRAVWPFLFCVVIGLMLLTTQWWLLLSPVDSSLSEYRAYLSTKEYLRPTSAYLSAVRESPDILYFTSRPPDPIPLFSVESIPILQRHACIAKIREQHDKVYASFERIGMSDRALLVDPAYHSNVGDHMITLGELEMLRKLGYGTLDEPSAKVAQCSFLQAGNYAPPCHHFSTGGALSNIISISNPPLAFWHGGGNWGDMWPDIQIARMKSMEPLLRSNYTIISMPQSLYFQKSSREQEFTSILKKHIELGLGASSTLVDPREGRRQTASRVVLSWREHESYDIAQRLYPFATHILVPDIAFQLGPYSPVASQEDFLKVDLVLLLRDDRESMYATQRNRRAVRDILSDLPNGQRLSFSIVDWTDRSDRFASKDILFTSSAIQLLSMGKVVVCDRLHAAILSYLSGIPFVYLEQRTGKITKTLQVAFELNETCLDGSKAMWSQAYNLSDAVRQGVEFLDRYRL